The Parambassis ranga chromosome 1, fParRan2.1, whole genome shotgun sequence genome includes a region encoding these proteins:
- the LOC114441067 gene encoding myeloid-associated differentiation marker homolog, giving the protein MPVIVLEAKDFTSPLFLMRTCAVLSSCTAFSLVASQQSVLEPESNTFRVFCMFTWCFFFILTLLIHILSIIQFHSLIPISWKNLVITVAVLGGLMSFSASVLFPWNVMDRQKVTPRCVAAAVASCLTVLAYASESCVLCIQPHEQRGYMGSTPGLLKILQLWGGCQMIPLIVDVAHGLHGVHAWQLWASGASYSVCVLLSFVTLVVILGDLAGRCLLPFDRFLAGFSLIGVLLYMLATVICFTKILQLRNPGQSSPKIGELFIMETVVSSVTLLAYTVDLAFSIKQLCDRSHM; this is encoded by the coding sequence ATGCCTGTGATTGTTCTGGAGGCCAAGGACTTCACCAGCCCCCTCTTCCTGATGCGGACCTGTGCGGTCCTGTCCAGCTGCACAGCCTTCAGCCTTGTGGCCTCGCAGCAAAGTGTCCTGGAGCCAGAGTCCAATACGTTCAGGGTCTTCTGTATGTTCACCTGgtgcttcttcttcatcctcaccCTCCTCATCCACATTCTGAGCATCATCCAGTTTCACAGCCTCATCCCGATATCCTGGAAGAACCTGGTGATAACGGTGGCGGTGTTAGGAGGCCTGATGAGCTTCAGTGCCTCTGTGCTTTTCCCTTGGAATGTCATGGACCGTCAGAAAGTGACGCCGCGCTGTGTGGCGGCTGCCGTGGCCTCCTGTCTCACCGTCCTGGCCTACGCCTCGGAGTCCTGCGTGCTCTGTATCCAACCTCATGAGCAAAGAGGCTACATGGGCAGCACGCCTGGCCTCCTCAAGATACTCCAGCTGTGGGGCGGCTGTCAGATGATTCCCCTGATTGTGGACGTGGCCCACGGACTGCATGGAGTACACGCGTGGCAGCTCTGGGCATCTGGTGCGTCATACAGCGTCTGTGTGCTCTTGTCTTTCGTCACCCTGGTAGTAATACTCGGTGACCTTGCAGGGCGATGCCTCCTGCCTTTCGACAGATTTTTGGCTGGCTTCAGCCTGATTGGGGTGTTGCTCTACATGTTGGCCACAGTGATTTGTTTTACCAAAATACTGCAGCTGAGGAACCCGGGACAAAGTTCCCCAAAAATTGGAGAGCTATTTATTATGGAAACTGTGGTATCTAGTGTAACACTGCTGGCTTACACAGTGGACCTTGCCTTCTCCATTaagcagctgtgtgacagaAGCCACATGTGA